The Syngnathus typhle isolate RoL2023-S1 ecotype Sweden linkage group LG1, RoL_Styp_1.0, whole genome shotgun sequence genome includes a window with the following:
- the lbx2 gene encoding transcription factor LBX2 yields MTSSKDMKAGSVLQSAGEDRRRPPLDQLPPPANSNKPLTPFSIEDILSKPSVKKSAASSVASSVCPTRPRVLEKVTVASGARNGIGTPSSPLCALEELASKTFKGLEVNVIQAAEGREHLNAFGQRQASKKRRKSRTAFTNHQIYELEKRFLYQKYLSPADRDQIAGQLGLSNAQVITWFQNRRAKLKRDLEEMKADVESLKKITPQTLHKLVAMDNNDEVSGEGRGSAGGEGGEGSSPGGSPARGTPSSHRIFPQSPSSSRGQTTDEFSEDEEEIEVDD; encoded by the exons ATGACGTCTAGTAAAGACATGAAGGCGGGCTCCGTGTTGCAGTCCGCCGGCGAGGACAGAAGGCGGCCCCCCCTGGACCAGCTGCCGCCACCGGCTAACTCCAACAAGCCACTGACGCCGTTCAGTATCGAGGACATCCTCAGTAAGCCCTCGGTCAAGAAATCCGCCGCCTCTTCTGTCGCGTCCAGCGTATGTCCGACTAGGCCGAGGGTCCTGGAGAAGGTGACCGTTGCTAGTGGCGCCCGAAACGGCATCGGCACGCCTTCGTCGCCGCTGTGCGCCCTGGAGGAATTGGCCAGCAAGACGTTCAAGGGCCTCGAGGTCAACGTCATACAGGCTGCCGAAG GTCGGGAACACCTGAACGCGTTCGGCCAGCGGCAGGCGTCCAAAAAGCGGCGAAAGTCTCGCACGGCCTTCACCAACCATCAGATCTACGAGCTGGAAAAGCGCTTCCTCTACCAGAAGTACTTGTCTCCGGCTGACCGGGACCAGATCGCGGGCCAGCTGGGCCTGTCCAATGCGCAGGTCATCACCTGGTTCCAAAATCGGCGCGCCAAACTCAAGCGCGATTTGGAGGAGATGAAGGCGGACGTGGAGTCACTGAAGAAGATCACGCCGCAGACCCTCCACAAGCTCGTGGCCATGGACAATAATGACGAGGTTTCGGGGGAAGGTCGAGGAAGCGCGGGAGGGGAAGGCGGCGAAGGGAGCTCTCCGGGCGGATCCCCGGCCAGGGGGACCCCCTCCTCGCACCGGATCTTCCCCCAGTCGCCCTCCTCGTCACGCGGACAGACCACCGACGAGTTctcggaggacgaggaggagatcGAAGTTGACGACTGA
- the pcgf1 gene encoding polycomb group RING finger protein 1 isoform X2: MAEQGPMAIAMRLRNQLQTVYKLDPLRNEEEVKLKIKDLNEHIVCYLCAGYFIDATTITECLHTFCKSCIVKYLQTSKYCPMCNIKIHETQPLLNLKLDRVMQDIVYKLVPGLQESEDKRIKEFYQSRGLERVIQPAGDDCVSEASGLPYTSFDHSKAHFYRYDEQVSLCLERLSSSLAGKDKTKLALQKFVRCSVRAEVRHLRKVLCHRLNVEKHQVQMLFNNEFLPDHMTMKRLWLSHWFGKAQPLVLHYTIKDKRSR, translated from the exons ATGGCGGAGCAAGGTCCGATGGCCATAGCGATGCGGCTACGAAACCAGCTACAGACCGTCTACAAGCTGGACCCTCTAAGAAACGAG GAGGAGGTGAAGTTAAAGATAAAGGACCTTAATGAACACATCGTGTGCTACCTTTGTGCCGGTTACTTCATCGACGCCACCACCATCACCGAATGTCTGCACACAT TTTGTAAAAGTTGTATCGTCAAGTACCTACAAACCAGCAAATACTGTCCCATGTGCAACATCAAAATCCACGAGACGCAACCCCTGCTCAACCTCAAGCTGGACCGCGTCATGCAAGACATTGTCTACAAGCTGGTGCCTGGCCTACAAGAAA GCGAAGACAAAAGAATAAAGGAGTTCTATCAGTCGCGGGGGTTGGAGAGGGTCATTCAGCCTGCGGGAGACG ATTGTGTGTCGGAAGCGTCAGGTTTACCGTACACCAGCTTCGACCACTCAAAGGCTCACTTTTACAGATATGACGAGCAGGTGTCGTTGTGTTTAGAACGGCTCAG TTCGTCACTCGCAGGGAAAGATAAGACGAAACTCGCATTACAG AAGTTTGTGCGTTGTTCTGTGCGAGCGGAGGTGAGGCATCTACGCAAAGTGCTTTGTCATCGGCTTAATGTGGAAAAACATCAG GTCCAGATGTTGTTCAACAACGAGTTTTTGCCCGATCACATGACCATGAAGCGCTTATGGTTATCACACTGGTTTGGAAAG GCGCAGCCACTAGTGCTTCACTACACCATCAAGGACAAACGTAGCAGATAG
- the pcgf1 gene encoding polycomb group RING finger protein 1 isoform X1, giving the protein MAEQGPMAIAMRLRNQLQTVYKLDPLRNEEEVKLKIKDLNEHIVCYLCAGYFIDATTITECLHTFCKSCIVKYLQTSKYCPMCNIKIHETQPLLNLKLDRVMQDIVYKLVPGLQESEDKRIKEFYQSRGLERVIQPAGDDCVSEASGLPYTSFDHSKAHFYRYDEQVSLCLERLSSSLAGKDKTKLALQQKFVRCSVRAEVRHLRKVLCHRLNVEKHQVQMLFNNEFLPDHMTMKRLWLSHWFGKAQPLVLHYTIKDKRSR; this is encoded by the exons ATGGCGGAGCAAGGTCCGATGGCCATAGCGATGCGGCTACGAAACCAGCTACAGACCGTCTACAAGCTGGACCCTCTAAGAAACGAG GAGGAGGTGAAGTTAAAGATAAAGGACCTTAATGAACACATCGTGTGCTACCTTTGTGCCGGTTACTTCATCGACGCCACCACCATCACCGAATGTCTGCACACAT TTTGTAAAAGTTGTATCGTCAAGTACCTACAAACCAGCAAATACTGTCCCATGTGCAACATCAAAATCCACGAGACGCAACCCCTGCTCAACCTCAAGCTGGACCGCGTCATGCAAGACATTGTCTACAAGCTGGTGCCTGGCCTACAAGAAA GCGAAGACAAAAGAATAAAGGAGTTCTATCAGTCGCGGGGGTTGGAGAGGGTCATTCAGCCTGCGGGAGACG ATTGTGTGTCGGAAGCGTCAGGTTTACCGTACACCAGCTTCGACCACTCAAAGGCTCACTTTTACAGATATGACGAGCAGGTGTCGTTGTGTTTAGAACGGCTCAG TTCGTCACTCGCAGGGAAAGATAAGACGAAACTCGCATTACAG CAGAAGTTTGTGCGTTGTTCTGTGCGAGCGGAGGTGAGGCATCTACGCAAAGTGCTTTGTCATCGGCTTAATGTGGAAAAACATCAG GTCCAGATGTTGTTCAACAACGAGTTTTTGCCCGATCACATGACCATGAAGCGCTTATGGTTATCACACTGGTTTGGAAAG GCGCAGCCACTAGTGCTTCACTACACCATCAAGGACAAACGTAGCAGATAG